One genomic segment of Osmia bicornis bicornis chromosome 16, iOsmBic2.1, whole genome shotgun sequence includes these proteins:
- the LOC114880062 gene encoding uncharacterized protein LOC114880062 isoform X1: MKLYYIVAVLIWIRTVTATLESDSRGNWSNEKKLNYEQERIGNRTKEEITGDVHSPHERIFILSSESTESIKAERPEELDVKFANKNEDNREVNKQLTKQLVQPYMLPLPLETRYFQQDTHNESRKNVSRLARTSENSPNETATVEYIPSKEILVQDSTTTSNNYPIQDSFNDLAYSNSEDQADLEYVGEFGQRVRSSPSFRSKSNENVGRDRFRPLDTLSLSEDYRKQHRKNSRPFVIKKLNASDSIANLFSKDRHPVASGKASESQRGPKPKKTGGEEEYSDTIDYNKENVVSSSSKDTVSSTSAPLQQVSFGKFTGPIVVADLPQQKRYSFATTTGYTIINDEPQSTPASLETIKSKAAESSYLATSSAVLNPLQVGVAMMNVVQEINSVNDPVTFTKEYPRNEPDPSQVPVVTTDIESIIQNDAATDSGNSTLQTDQLSQQEEISEMVASNGPTQSVEIQKSVEVFHTAPVHEIHYPLEFVPYVQQSSNFKQRQQTDYRKPPQGGQEKDQRASQINVYKNNEILDETVSSNNPERNRYEYTVNEDDVVQVDQTVAHSTDVKPVFDAREQLEDVQDNQTAGRYSKIQRIPDTIATEGIAKNEYDPVGIIDNLPALGNVENSQASEEVPEILLIKPTNEPSTEVRFLMAVPQHYPGEKVHVYRTVNVDEKKVPYQIEKVIEKQITIPQPFPVQVPVDRVVEKQIRIPYPVHVEKVIEKKVPLAVQRFIIPLPIHLRIPQPVPIPVEKVVEKSVPVPVPIPVEKVIEKTVVHHPRPHPLDMEKIRPYPLETPKLVKTAPAPPLIYNDGNFQQIRQQNFQAPLGPSYEKNHYNSTQFYGSGYLAVNRPFVRQSSSVHALPKKFGSYGTQYPHSLVYSSLNGNNGNLVFYGRSFPEKDKVIDEYVGPVPRKVQLSLGIQSKSIQYAPPDVQSTMRRTRQEGNTGSFRQSKMEYGFKPPMVPSIQYDEQTATKVE, encoded by the exons ATGAAACTTTATTACATT GTGGCTGTGCTAATATGGATAAGAACCGTGACAGCGACATTGGAATCCGATTCACGTGGAAACTGGAGCAACGAAAAG AAATTGAATTATGAACAAGAAAGGATCGGCAATCGAACAAAGGAAGAGATCACCGGTGATGTACATTCTCCACATGAAAGGATCTTCATCTTGTCTTCTGAATCAACTGAGTCCATCAAAGCAGAACGTCCAGAAGAGTTGGATGTGAAATTTGCAAACAAGAATGAGGACAATCGTGAAGTG aaTAAACAACTCACAAAGCAGCTTGTTCAACCATATAtgttgccattgccattggaAACAAGATATTTTCAACAAGACACCCATAATGAATCAAGAAAAAATGTATCAAGATTAGCAAGAACCAGTGAAAATAGCCCCAACGAGACAGCCACGGTGGAATATATTCCGTCTAAAGAAATTCTAGTGCAAGATTCAACTACGACATCGAACAACTATCCTATACAAGACAGCTTCAACGACTTGGCGTATTCGAATTCAGAGGATCAGGCAGACCTTGAATACGTGGGAGAGTTTGGGCAACGAGTACGTTCGTCTCCTTCGTTTAGATCCAAGAGCAATGAGAATGTTGGACGGGATCGATTCAGGCCTTTGGATACGCTTTCCTTATCCGAAGATTATAGAAAACAACACAGAAAAAACTCTCGTCCTTTTGTAATCAAGAAACTAAACGCTTCGGATAGCATTGCCAATCTGTTCTCTAAAGATAGACATCCTGTAGCATCAGGTAAAGCCTCAGAGTCTCAGAGAGGACCGAAGCCGAAGAAAACcggaggagaagaagaatatAGCGATACTATAGACTATAACAAGGAGAACGTTGTTTCTTCCAGCAGCAAGGATACAGTCTCGTCCACTTCAGCGCCTTTGCAACAGGTATCTTTCGGTAAGTTCACTGGTCCAATCGTAGTAGCTGATCTGCCGCAACAAAAGAGATACTCATTCGCCACGACAACTGGTTATACGATCATTAACGATGAACCACAGTCAACTCCAGCATCGTTGGAAACAATCAAGTCAAAAGCAGCAGAGTCTAGCTATCTGGCAACATCCTCGGCTGTCTTAAATCCTCTGCAAGTGGGTGTAGCAATGATGAACGTAGTACAGGAGATAAATTCGGTCAATGACCCAGTTACTTTCACCAAGGAGTACCCTCGGAACGAGCCTGACCCATCGCAAGTTCCTGTTGTTACCACCGATATTGAAAGCATCATTCAAAACGACGCCGCCACTGATTCAGGAAATTCCACTCTCCAGACTGATCAACTGTCGCAACAGGAAGAAATATCAGAAATGGTGGCATCGAATGGTCCCACGCAGTCTGTGGAGATCCAGAAATCAGTGGAAGTATTCCATACAGCACCTGTACACGAGATACACTATCCGTTAGAGTTTGTACCTTATGTTCAGCAATCGTCAAATTTCAAGCAACGACAGCAGACTGATTACAGAAAGCCACCACAGGGTGGTCAGGAAAAGGATCAGAGAGCCAGCCAGATTAACGTTTACAAGAATAACGAGATACTAGACGAGACTGTATCCTCTAACAATCCGGAACGAAATCGTTACGAGTATACCGTGAACGAGGATGACGTTGTTCAAGTGGATCAGACTGTGGCTCATTCGACAGACGTTAAGCCTGTGTTCGATGCTAGAGAACAATTGGAAGACGTACAAGATAATCAGACAGCTGGAAGGTACTcgaaaattcaaagaattccAGATACTATCGCTACAGAAGGTATCGCTAAGAACGAATATGACCCGGTTGGGATTATAGATAACTTGCCAGCTCTAGGCAACGTAGAGAACTCTCAAGCATCTGAAGAAGTACCTGAAATCTTACTAATAAAGCCTACAAATGAACCATCAACGGAAGTAAGGTTTCTGATGGCCGTTCCTCAGCATTACCCTGGGGAGAAGGTTCATGTCTATCGCACAGTAAATGTGGATGAGAAGAAGGTGCCATATCAGATTGAAAAAGTGATAGAGAAGCAGATTACGATCCCTCAACCGTTCCCTGTACAGGTGCCTGTCGACAGGGTAGTAGAGAAACAAATTCGTATTCCATATCCGGTGCACGTGGAGAAGGTGATCGAGAAGAAGGTGCCTCTTGCTGTTCAAAGGTTTATCATACCTTTACCCATTCACTTGAGGATTCCACAGCCAGTTCCAATTCCAGTGGAGAAGGTAGTAGAGAAGTCTGTACCAGTTCCAGTTCCAATCCCTGTGGAAAAGGTGATAGAGAAGACTGTTGTTCATCATCCTCGACCTCATCCTCTGGATATGGAGAAGATCAGGCCATATCCTTTAGAGACTCCTAAACTGGTTAAGACAGCACCAGCACCGCCATTAATTTACAATGATGGAAATTTTCAACAGATCAGACAACAGAACTTCCAGGCACCATTGGGGCCATCTTACGAGAAGAATCATTACAATTCCACGCAATTTTATGGTTCAGGTTATCTGGCTGTAAATCGGCCCTTCGTTAGGCAATCGTCATCGGTACACGCCTTGCCAAAGAAGTTTGGATCTTATGGGACTCAGTATCCTCATTCCCTGGTCTATTCCTCGTTGAACGGTAATAATGGTAATTTAGTATTTTATGGAAGGTCATTTCCAGAGAAGGATAAAGTTATCGATGAATACGTAGGTCCTGTGCCACGTAAAGTGCAGCTTTCTCTTGGAATACAGTCCAAGTCGATCCAATATGCACCACCGGATGTTCAGTCGACGATGAGGAGAACCAGACAGGAAGGAAATACTGGTAGCTTTAGGCAGTCGAAGATGGAGTATGGATTTAAGCCTCCTATGGTCCCATCTATTCAATATGATGAACAAACAGCGACTAAAGTTGAATAG
- the LOC114880062 gene encoding uncharacterized protein LOC114880062 isoform X2: MKLYYIVAVLIWIRTVTATLESDSRGNWSNEKKLNYEQERIGNRTKEEITGDVHSPHERIFILSSESTESIKAERPEELDVKFANKNEDNREVNKQLTKQLVQPYMLPLPLETRYFQQDTHNESRKNVSRLARTSENSPNETATVEYIPSKEILVQDSTTTSNNYPIQDSFNDLAYSNSEDQADLEYVGEFGQRVRSSPSFRSKSNENVGRDRFRPLDTLSLSEDYRKQHRKNSRPFVIKKLNASDSIANLFSKDRHPVASGKASESQRGPKPKKTGGEEEYSDTIDYNKENVVSSSSKDTVSSTSAPLQQVSFGKFTGPIVVADLPQQKRYSFATTTGYTIINDEPQSTPASLETIKSKAAESSYLATSSAVLNPLQVGVAMMNVVQEINSVNDPVTFTKEYPRNEPDPSQVPVVTTDIESIIQNDAATDSGNSTLQTDQLSQQEEISEMVASNGPTQSVEIQKSVEVFHTAPVHEIHYPLEFVPYVQQSSNFKQRQQTDYRKPPQGGQEKDQRASQINVYKNNEILDETVSSNNPERNRYEYTVNEDDVVQVDQTVAHSTDVKPVFDAREQLEDVQDNQTAGRYSKIQRIPDTIATEGIAKNEYDPVGIIDNLPALGNVENSQASEEVPEILLIKPTNEPSTEVRFLMAVPQHYPGEKVHVYRTVNVDEKKVPYQIEKVIEKQITIPQPFPVQVPVDRVVEKQIRIPYPVHVEKVIEKKVPLAVQRFIIPLPIHLRIPQPVPIPVEKVVEKSVPVPVPIPVEKVIEKTVVHHPRPHPLDMEKIRPYPLETPKLVKTAPAPPLIYNDGNFQQIRQQNFQAPLGPSYEKNHYNSTQFYGSGYLAVNRPFVRQSSSVHALPKKFGSYGTQYPHSLVYSSLNGPVPRKVQLSLGIQSKSIQYAPPDVQSTMRRTRQEGNTGSFRQSKMEYGFKPPMVPSIQYDEQTATKVE; this comes from the exons ATGAAACTTTATTACATT GTGGCTGTGCTAATATGGATAAGAACCGTGACAGCGACATTGGAATCCGATTCACGTGGAAACTGGAGCAACGAAAAG AAATTGAATTATGAACAAGAAAGGATCGGCAATCGAACAAAGGAAGAGATCACCGGTGATGTACATTCTCCACATGAAAGGATCTTCATCTTGTCTTCTGAATCAACTGAGTCCATCAAAGCAGAACGTCCAGAAGAGTTGGATGTGAAATTTGCAAACAAGAATGAGGACAATCGTGAAGTG aaTAAACAACTCACAAAGCAGCTTGTTCAACCATATAtgttgccattgccattggaAACAAGATATTTTCAACAAGACACCCATAATGAATCAAGAAAAAATGTATCAAGATTAGCAAGAACCAGTGAAAATAGCCCCAACGAGACAGCCACGGTGGAATATATTCCGTCTAAAGAAATTCTAGTGCAAGATTCAACTACGACATCGAACAACTATCCTATACAAGACAGCTTCAACGACTTGGCGTATTCGAATTCAGAGGATCAGGCAGACCTTGAATACGTGGGAGAGTTTGGGCAACGAGTACGTTCGTCTCCTTCGTTTAGATCCAAGAGCAATGAGAATGTTGGACGGGATCGATTCAGGCCTTTGGATACGCTTTCCTTATCCGAAGATTATAGAAAACAACACAGAAAAAACTCTCGTCCTTTTGTAATCAAGAAACTAAACGCTTCGGATAGCATTGCCAATCTGTTCTCTAAAGATAGACATCCTGTAGCATCAGGTAAAGCCTCAGAGTCTCAGAGAGGACCGAAGCCGAAGAAAACcggaggagaagaagaatatAGCGATACTATAGACTATAACAAGGAGAACGTTGTTTCTTCCAGCAGCAAGGATACAGTCTCGTCCACTTCAGCGCCTTTGCAACAGGTATCTTTCGGTAAGTTCACTGGTCCAATCGTAGTAGCTGATCTGCCGCAACAAAAGAGATACTCATTCGCCACGACAACTGGTTATACGATCATTAACGATGAACCACAGTCAACTCCAGCATCGTTGGAAACAATCAAGTCAAAAGCAGCAGAGTCTAGCTATCTGGCAACATCCTCGGCTGTCTTAAATCCTCTGCAAGTGGGTGTAGCAATGATGAACGTAGTACAGGAGATAAATTCGGTCAATGACCCAGTTACTTTCACCAAGGAGTACCCTCGGAACGAGCCTGACCCATCGCAAGTTCCTGTTGTTACCACCGATATTGAAAGCATCATTCAAAACGACGCCGCCACTGATTCAGGAAATTCCACTCTCCAGACTGATCAACTGTCGCAACAGGAAGAAATATCAGAAATGGTGGCATCGAATGGTCCCACGCAGTCTGTGGAGATCCAGAAATCAGTGGAAGTATTCCATACAGCACCTGTACACGAGATACACTATCCGTTAGAGTTTGTACCTTATGTTCAGCAATCGTCAAATTTCAAGCAACGACAGCAGACTGATTACAGAAAGCCACCACAGGGTGGTCAGGAAAAGGATCAGAGAGCCAGCCAGATTAACGTTTACAAGAATAACGAGATACTAGACGAGACTGTATCCTCTAACAATCCGGAACGAAATCGTTACGAGTATACCGTGAACGAGGATGACGTTGTTCAAGTGGATCAGACTGTGGCTCATTCGACAGACGTTAAGCCTGTGTTCGATGCTAGAGAACAATTGGAAGACGTACAAGATAATCAGACAGCTGGAAGGTACTcgaaaattcaaagaattccAGATACTATCGCTACAGAAGGTATCGCTAAGAACGAATATGACCCGGTTGGGATTATAGATAACTTGCCAGCTCTAGGCAACGTAGAGAACTCTCAAGCATCTGAAGAAGTACCTGAAATCTTACTAATAAAGCCTACAAATGAACCATCAACGGAAGTAAGGTTTCTGATGGCCGTTCCTCAGCATTACCCTGGGGAGAAGGTTCATGTCTATCGCACAGTAAATGTGGATGAGAAGAAGGTGCCATATCAGATTGAAAAAGTGATAGAGAAGCAGATTACGATCCCTCAACCGTTCCCTGTACAGGTGCCTGTCGACAGGGTAGTAGAGAAACAAATTCGTATTCCATATCCGGTGCACGTGGAGAAGGTGATCGAGAAGAAGGTGCCTCTTGCTGTTCAAAGGTTTATCATACCTTTACCCATTCACTTGAGGATTCCACAGCCAGTTCCAATTCCAGTGGAGAAGGTAGTAGAGAAGTCTGTACCAGTTCCAGTTCCAATCCCTGTGGAAAAGGTGATAGAGAAGACTGTTGTTCATCATCCTCGACCTCATCCTCTGGATATGGAGAAGATCAGGCCATATCCTTTAGAGACTCCTAAACTGGTTAAGACAGCACCAGCACCGCCATTAATTTACAATGATGGAAATTTTCAACAGATCAGACAACAGAACTTCCAGGCACCATTGGGGCCATCTTACGAGAAGAATCATTACAATTCCACGCAATTTTATGGTTCAGGTTATCTGGCTGTAAATCGGCCCTTCGTTAGGCAATCGTCATCGGTACACGCCTTGCCAAAGAAGTTTGGATCTTATGGGACTCAGTATCCTCATTCCCTGGTCTATTCCTCGTTGAACG GTCCTGTGCCACGTAAAGTGCAGCTTTCTCTTGGAATACAGTCCAAGTCGATCCAATATGCACCACCGGATGTTCAGTCGACGATGAGGAGAACCAGACAGGAAGGAAATACTGGTAGCTTTAGGCAGTCGAAGATGGAGTATGGATTTAAGCCTCCTATGGTCCCATCTATTCAATATGATGAACAAACAGCGACTAAAGTTGAATAG
- the LOC114880064 gene encoding 28S ribosomal protein S15, mitochondrial, whose translation MNLTISRRLLCTKMNNIYMFGGYLSRNFATIDDYNIKWTRPERTTFTDPKFSGDLGLDVNVKPTDIKLYYEKSKELEDADDVVKRMFSLKFQRNKETRRLKSEKIMRLVKRHVCDRGSMEVSIAAMTSEIHDLQKYYLEQPSNKRAKVFLKELIEKRKKCLKFLRSLDYGRFEWVLEQLNLEYKLLPEKPNMISRKDSLRMLTEEYCNNIIQGKIDAYKVELKEKQKKFYLEKAEKLTFIMKEEKECGLTPTVTEEEIEDARQKVELLNKSEQTDSSSDINE comes from the exons ATGAATTTAACAATTAGTCGTAGATTGTTATGCACCAAAATGAACAATATTTATATGTTTGGAGGTTATTTGAGTCGCAATTTTGCAACCATTGatgattataatattaaatggaCTCGGCCAGAGAGAACTACTTTTACAGATCCTAAATTTAGTGGAGATCTAGGATTAGATGTAAATGTAAAACCCACTGATATTAAACTTTATTACGAAAAATCAAAAGAATTAGAAGA TGCAGATGATGTTGTAAAAAGGATGTTTAGTTTGAAGTTTCAACGAAACAAAGAAACTAGAAGGCTAAAGAGTGAGAAAATAATGCGCCTTGTAAAAAGACACGTCTGTGATCGAGGTTCTATGGAAGTTAGCA TTGCAGCAATGACTAGCGAGATACACGATCTACAAAAGTATTACTTGGAACAACCGAGCAACAAGCGAGCTAAAGTATTTCTAAAAGAACTAattgagaaaagaaaaaaatgccTTAAATTTCTACGTAGTTTGGATTATGGGCGATTCGAGTGGGTTCTTGAACAACTGAATCTTGAATATAAACTATTACCAGA gAAACCTAATATGATATCAAGAAAAGATTCGTTAAGAATGTTGACAGAAGAGTattgtaataatataattcaaggAAAAATTGATGCGTATAAAGTTGaattgaaagagaaacagaAGAAATTCTACCTGGAAAAAGCTGAAAAATTAACATTCATTatgaaggaagaaaaagaatgtgGTTTAACGCCAACGGTAACGgaagaagaaattgaagatgCTCGGCAAAAAGTGGAACTATTAAATAAATCTGAGCAAACAGATTCATCGAGTGATATAAACGAATAA